A region of bacterium DNA encodes the following proteins:
- a CDS encoding DHA2 family efflux MFS transporter permease subunit — translation MNPFSHHAVRGKLIGRFASLHHEHESYRWWVLANVMIGTFMAVLDATIVNVALPKLMGTFGVSVDKIEWVVTAYLLVFAVMLPTSGWVADHFGYKRTYFASLFLFTFGSFLCGLAWNEDVLIIFRIIQGAGAGFLMPVGMAIITREFPVKQRGLALGFWAISAAASVSLGPLVGGYLVDNISWNAIFDVNVPVGIFAMFVTLVIQREYKTEHTRSFDFVGFISMTVFLSALLLALSDGNAAWNTGGWTSPFILSCFALSLLGLVVFMSTELTIKHPLIDLGLLKNFNFAVTNAILFIFGLGMFGSTFLLPLFLQNSLGYTALQTGAMFLPVGILQAFMSPLAGVVSDKLSPKIPAAIGILLLGISLYFNGFLSLSTERHHIMWLLVIRGVAMGLLFTPLSALALSDIPREKMAQASGLFNVIRQIGGSFGVAIMGTMLTRRMIYHTAMYGQAVNTHDPLFQSLVHGLQQFAQQAVGGSSGVAAMRANALIASHVAQQAFVQAINDDFLLAAAITMLGLIPIFLLRGSKKKGGGHAPAPVE, via the coding sequence GTGAATCCGTTCTCGCATCACGCCGTTCGCGGCAAGCTTATCGGCCGCTTCGCCTCGCTGCATCATGAACACGAGTCCTACCGCTGGTGGGTGCTCGCCAACGTCATGATCGGCACCTTTATGGCCGTGCTCGATGCCACCATCGTCAACGTTGCCCTGCCCAAGCTCATGGGGACATTCGGCGTGAGCGTGGACAAAATCGAATGGGTCGTCACCGCCTACCTGCTCGTCTTCGCCGTGATGCTCCCCACCTCGGGCTGGGTAGCCGATCACTTTGGTTACAAGCGCACCTATTTTGCGTCGCTCTTCCTCTTTACCTTCGGGTCGTTTCTCTGCGGCCTGGCCTGGAATGAGGACGTGCTGATTATCTTCCGCATCATTCAGGGCGCGGGCGCCGGATTTCTGATGCCCGTCGGCATGGCCATCATCACCCGCGAATTCCCCGTCAAGCAGCGCGGCCTCGCGCTCGGCTTCTGGGCTATTTCCGCGGCGGCCTCTGTTTCGCTCGGCCCGCTCGTCGGCGGCTATCTCGTCGACAACATCAGTTGGAATGCCATCTTCGATGTCAACGTCCCCGTCGGCATCTTCGCCATGTTCGTGACGCTGGTCATTCAGCGCGAATACAAAACCGAGCACACCCGCTCCTTCGACTTCGTGGGCTTCATCTCCATGACCGTCTTTCTCTCCGCTCTGTTGCTCGCGCTTTCCGACGGCAATGCGGCGTGGAACACCGGCGGCTGGACCTCGCCCTTCATCCTGTCCTGCTTTGCGCTTTCGCTGCTCGGGCTGGTGGTCTTCATGTCTACGGAGTTGACGATCAAGCATCCGCTGATTGACCTCGGCCTGCTGAAGAACTTCAATTTCGCCGTCACCAATGCCATCCTCTTCATTTTCGGCCTTGGCATGTTCGGCAGCACCTTCCTGCTTCCGCTCTTTTTGCAGAACTCGCTCGGATACACCGCTTTGCAAACCGGCGCCATGTTCCTTCCCGTCGGCATTCTGCAAGCTTTTATGTCGCCTCTGGCCGGCGTGGTGTCGGACAAGCTCAGCCCCAAAATTCCCGCGGCCATCGGCATTCTGCTGCTCGGCATCAGCCTCTATTTCAACGGCTTTCTCTCCCTGTCCACAGAGCGCCACCACATCATGTGGCTGCTCGTCATTCGCGGCGTAGCGATGGGTCTGCTCTTTACGCCACTCAGCGCGTTGGCCTTAAGCGACATTCCCCGCGAGAAGATGGCGCAGGCTTCGGGGCTCTTCAACGTCATCCGCCAGATCGGCGGCAGCTTCGGTGTCGCCATCATGGGCACCATGCTCACCCGCCGCATGATCTATCACACCGCGATGTATGGACAGGCGGTCAATACGCATGATCCCCTCTTCCAGAGCCTCGTGCACGGCTTGCAGCAGTTTGCCCAGCAGGCGGTCGGCGGATCATCCGGCGTTGCCGCCATGCGCGCCAATGCACTCATC